The Candidatus Polarisedimenticolia bacterium DNA segment GACTTTCTTGGAAAGTCCCTTGATCTCTTCGACGACGCTCTCAACCGCCTTCTCGATGCCGCGCTTGAGGTCCATCGGGTTGGCGCCGGCGGTGACCGCCTTGCATCCCTCCCGGTAAATGGCCTGCGCCAGAACCGTGGCGGTCGTGGTGCCGTCGCCCGCGACGTCGCTGGTCTTGCTCGCGACCTCGCGCACCATCTGGGCGCCCATGTTCTCGCGCGGATCCTCCAGCTCGATTTCCTTCGCCACGGTGACGCCGTCCTTGGTGCTGGTGGGGGAGCCGAATTTCTTCTCCAGGACCACGTTGCGGCCCTTGGGGCCGAGCGTGACCTTCACGGCATCGGCCAGCTTGTTGACGCCCCGAAGGATTGCGTGCCGACAATCCTCGGAGTAAACGATTTCCTTGGCAGCCATTCGAATCTTCCTCCTTTGGGGTCCGGACTCATGGCCGGACCCGGATTTCGCTCCGCCCGCGGAGGCGGGCAGGGATTAGTTTCCAGGATTAGCTGACGATCCCGAGGACTTCGTCCTCTTTCACGATCACGTGCTCGGCGTTGTCGATCTTGACCTCGGTGCCAGCGTACTTTCCGATGAGGACCTTGTCACCGACCTTCACCTGCATCGGGATTTGCTTGCCCGATTTATCCAGCCTTCCCGATCCCACGGCCACCACCTTTCCCTCCATCGGCTTCTCTTTGGCGGTGTCGGGAATGATGATTCCCCCCTTGACTTCCTCCTTCGCGTCGAGCCGGCGAACGATGATTCGATCGTAGAGCGGCTTCACCTTCATGGTTGCCTCCGCAAGCTATGTGTTGTCATTGATTTACGTATTGGACGCTGTTAGCACTCGCCTTGGACGAGTGACAATATATCCAATTATGACGCGTGAGTCAATACTGTCCTTGAAGTTCTTCGGGCGTGCTGTATATATGAACGCGAGCCCCGTAACGAGTGGGCCGGGAGATTTCATGGATAACCTGAAACCGCCGCTGGAGGATCTCGACCAGAAGCGTCTCGAAGCGAGGATTCGCGATCTCTCGCGACGCT contains these protein-coding regions:
- a CDS encoding co-chaperone GroES, whose amino-acid sequence is MKVKPLYDRIIVRRLDAKEEVKGGIIIPDTAKEKPMEGKVVAVGSGRLDKSGKQIPMQVKVGDKVLIGKYAGTEVKIDNAEHVIVKEDEVLGIVS